In Methanonatronarchaeum sp. AMET-Sl, one genomic interval encodes:
- a CDS encoding ferritin family protein, whose product MDGKPGHCPFCGAPEKYVKELDNYDRLMADEVSDVSRKNIKEAIQLEIDNAKFYACAARKTEDENEASVFKRLGKVEAEHAEALAELIDIEEEEIPTYEDCYSEAKENYKMAHKRETNAIKEYRQFAKEAEEPEIEEFFTALAEIEQTHLDLSDRKI is encoded by the coding sequence ATGGATGGTAAACCAGGTCACTGTCCTTTTTGCGGAGCTCCAGAAAAATACGTTAAAGAACTAGATAACTACGATAGGTTGATGGCTGATGAAGTGAGTGATGTTTCTAGAAAGAACATAAAGGAAGCTATTCAACTTGAAATAGATAACGCTAAGTTCTATGCCTGTGCTGCACGTAAAACAGAAGATGAAAACGAAGCTTCAGTATTCAAAAGGCTTGGAAAAGTTGAAGCAGAACACGCAGAAGCACTGGCTGAACTAATCGATATAGAGGAAGAAGAAATCCCCACATACGAGGATTGTTATTCAGAAGCAAAAGAAAACTACAAAATGGCACATAAAAGAGAAACAAACGCAATAAAAGAATACAGACAGTTCGCAAAAGAAGCTGAAGAACCAGAGATCGAAGAGTTTTTCACAGCTCTAGCAGAAATCGAACAAACCCATCTAGACCTCTCAGATAGGAAAATCTAA
- a CDS encoding transcription initiation factor IIB — translation MSIGEYEESGKCIECDAEKLTHDYERAELICENCGIVIDEEFIDTGPEWRSFDSDQKENRSRVGSPMTNMTHDKGLSTQISIKNRDGQGNPISSNKKAQFYRLRKWHRQARISDAKERNLALALGELNRMSSCLSIPRNIQEDSSKIYREAAEADLIKGRSIEGVVAASLYIACRKNGVARTLDEIAEAARITRKELGRTYRFISQELEVKLPLSLPQEYLPRFCSKLDLSQETQIKAREIIQKASERGLTSGRSPTGIAAAAIYISSVLCGEKRPQKEIADQTNTTEVTVRNRYQEIKKELGIEINV, via the coding sequence ATTTCAATAGGGGAATACGAAGAAAGCGGAAAATGTATCGAGTGTGATGCAGAAAAACTAACACATGATTATGAAAGGGCTGAATTAATTTGCGAAAACTGTGGAATTGTTATAGATGAGGAATTTATAGACACAGGCCCAGAATGGAGGTCATTCGACAGCGACCAAAAAGAAAACAGAAGCCGAGTCGGAAGTCCAATGACAAACATGACACACGACAAAGGCCTTTCAACTCAAATCAGTATTAAAAATCGAGACGGTCAAGGAAACCCAATTTCTTCAAACAAAAAAGCACAGTTCTACCGCTTGAGAAAATGGCATAGACAAGCACGGATATCCGACGCGAAAGAGCGAAACCTAGCCTTAGCGTTAGGAGAGCTTAACAGAATGTCTTCTTGCTTAAGTATACCTAGAAACATCCAAGAAGATTCATCAAAGATATATAGAGAGGCAGCAGAAGCAGACTTAATAAAAGGAAGAAGCATCGAAGGCGTTGTAGCTGCATCACTATACATAGCCTGTAGAAAAAACGGTGTAGCAAGAACACTAGACGAAATAGCAGAAGCGGCAAGGATAACACGGAAAGAGTTAGGCAGAACATACCGATTCATATCCCAAGAACTAGAAGTAAAACTACCACTATCACTACCACAAGAATACCTACCTAGATTTTGCAGCAAACTAGACCTATCACAAGAAACACAGATCAAAGCAAGAGAAATAATACAAAAAGCTTCAGAACGAGGGTTAACAAGCGGAAGAAGTCCAACAGGAATCGCTGCAGCAGCAATATACATCTCAAGTGTACTTTGTGGAGAAAAAAGACCACAAAAAGAAATCGCAGATCAAACCAACACAACAGAAGTAACAGTACGAAACCGATACCAAGAAATCAAAAAAGAACTAGGAATCGAAATAAACGTCTAA
- a CDS encoding RNA-binding protein, with translation MSEIPVHYVMLRAFSYTTESDEKVKKALNLFLPPETDIESQELEGNFGNKINLFRSKIEKSREIRDLIHQIKTSLTEAQIKELEKQIERRTDEDCNLYLRFNKQDAYKEKFSLTNTGNSINIRFKIAAYPAKKQKAIDIGKTLFQEDWS, from the coding sequence TTGAGTGAGATACCTGTTCATTACGTAATGCTAAGAGCCTTCTCATATACAACTGAATCGGATGAGAAGGTCAAAAAAGCATTAAATCTATTTTTACCACCTGAAACAGATATTGAGTCTCAAGAACTTGAGGGAAACTTCGGTAACAAAATAAATCTATTTAGAAGCAAAATCGAGAAAAGCAGAGAAATCAGAGATTTAATTCATCAAATAAAAACTTCTTTAACTGAAGCTCAAATAAAAGAACTAGAGAAACAGATAGAAAGACGTACAGATGAAGACTGCAACCTATATCTAAGATTCAACAAACAAGATGCATACAAAGAAAAATTTTCATTAACAAACACCGGAAACTCGATCAACATTAGATTCAAAATAGCCGCATACCCAGCAAAAAAACAGAAAGCAATAGATATAGGCAAAACACTATTCCAAGAAGACTGGAGTTAA
- a CDS encoding NUDIX domain-containing protein: MSAKYTIIVAYKNKKHLMIYNPERGWEFPGGKIQKNETPKQAAEREFIEETAYQPKNLKKTTKQKNGIVFSAETGPRKNKKSEYTVGYFKKPPKNLSFSKKEYKEILRNHKKTKKHLK, encoded by the coding sequence ATGTCAGCCAAATACACAATAATTGTCGCATATAAAAACAAAAAACACCTAATGATATACAACCCAGAAAGAGGATGGGAATTCCCCGGCGGAAAAATCCAAAAAAACGAAACACCAAAACAAGCCGCTGAAAGAGAATTTATCGAAGAAACAGCATACCAACCAAAAAACCTCAAAAAAACCACAAAACAAAAAAACGGAATTGTATTTTCTGCCGAAACAGGACCAAGAAAAAACAAAAAAAGCGAATACACAGTAGGTTATTTTAAAAAACCCCCAAAAAACCTGTCTTTCTCAAAAAAAGAATACAAAGAAATACTAAGAAACCACAAAAAAACAAAAAAACACTTAAAATAA
- a CDS encoding MBL fold metallo-hydrolase translates to MEIKWWGHACFEIKNQSTVVTDPHDGKSIGLKPPSPKADLILVSHDHYDHNAVSTVKGEPVTISSIGNSTARGIKINGIQTYHDKSQGGQRGKNLIYKFKLDNKTICHLGDLGHIPNQKTIKKIGNIDILFIPVGGNFTINAEEAKQIINLIKPKIAIPMHYKIPGITIPIDGIDKFKEEINNYQEVKNPYKLPKTLPNKTEIKIIQY, encoded by the coding sequence ATGGAGATAAAATGGTGGGGACACGCCTGTTTTGAAATAAAAAACCAATCCACCGTAGTAACAGACCCACACGATGGCAAATCAATCGGACTAAAACCGCCATCACCCAAAGCAGACCTAATACTAGTATCCCACGACCACTACGACCATAACGCAGTGTCCACCGTAAAAGGAGAGCCAGTAACCATATCAAGCATAGGAAACTCAACAGCCCGAGGAATAAAAATAAACGGAATCCAAACATACCACGACAAATCACAAGGCGGACAGAGAGGCAAAAACCTAATATATAAATTCAAGTTAGACAACAAAACAATATGCCACCTAGGAGACCTAGGCCACATCCCAAACCAAAAAACAATCAAAAAAATAGGAAACATAGACATACTATTCATACCAGTAGGCGGCAACTTCACAATCAACGCAGAAGAAGCAAAACAAATAATCAACCTAATAAAACCAAAAATCGCAATACCAATGCACTACAAAATACCAGGAATAACAATACCAATAGACGGAATAGACAAATTCAAAGAAGAAATAAACAACTACCAAGAAGTCAAAAACCCATATAAACTACCAAAAACCCTACCAAACAAAACAGAAATCAAAATAATACAATACTAA
- a CDS encoding 50S ribosomal protein L15e gives MKSMYSFIRDAWKEPREGYTRELMWERLQKWRRESTIKRVERPTRLDKARKLGYKAKEGFVIARSKVRRGTRRKSRFKKGRKPSKMGSEKITPGKSLQRIAEERTSRKFPNLRVLASYWVGEDGRQKWYEVIMVDPHHPAIKNDSDINWICSDKHKNRAYRGLTTAGKDGRGLSKRGKGTEKTRPSIRSNEGKGN, from the coding sequence ATGAAATCAATGTACTCATTTATTAGGGATGCATGGAAGGAACCAAGGGAAGGATACACGAGAGAGTTGATGTGGGAGAGATTGCAGAAGTGGCGTAGGGAATCCACCATTAAGAGAGTTGAGAGGCCAACTAGGCTTGATAAAGCGAGGAAACTTGGGTATAAAGCTAAAGAAGGTTTTGTTATTGCTAGGTCTAAGGTTAGAAGAGGGACTAGGAGAAAATCAAGGTTTAAAAAAGGCCGTAAACCAAGTAAAATGGGTTCGGAGAAAATCACGCCTGGTAAAAGCCTTCAAAGGATAGCTGAAGAAAGAACTAGTAGGAAATTCCCAAACCTACGGGTCCTTGCTAGTTATTGGGTTGGTGAAGATGGTCGTCAAAAATGGTATGAAGTTATAATGGTTGATCCACACCACCCAGCAATAAAAAACGATTCAGACATAAACTGGATATGCAGTGACAAGCATAAAAACAGAGCCTACAGAGGATTAACAACTGCAGGTAAGGATGGAAGAGGTCTCTCTAAAAGAGGTAAGGGCACTGAAAAAACAAGACCAAGTATAAGGAGCAACGAGGGCAAAGGTAATTGA
- a CDS encoding corrinoid protein yields the protein MSKEEQIEEIKRAILDIDPDALTGAAREYVDDGHDGVEAIGNGITPAMEELGNQFDKGQVFLPQLMTIGDGVQDAVEILMENVEGAGDEEKDVVVIGTVEGDVHDIGKNIVALLLKVQGFEVVDLGRDVPLEEFIEATEENSPKIVGSSALMTTTRPNMEEIESMLKDAGLRDNVFTMVGGAPVTKKYSEKIGADAYAEDAKEAVETAEKLVGK from the coding sequence ATGAGCAAAGAAGAACAAATCGAAGAAATAAAAAGAGCAATACTAGATATCGATCCAGACGCATTAACAGGAGCCGCAAGAGAATACGTAGATGATGGCCATGATGGTGTAGAAGCTATTGGAAATGGTATAACTCCAGCAATGGAAGAACTAGGAAACCAGTTTGATAAAGGACAGGTATTCCTACCACAACTAATGACCATCGGTGACGGTGTACAAGACGCCGTAGAAATTTTAATGGAAAACGTCGAAGGAGCCGGCGATGAAGAAAAAGACGTAGTAGTCATTGGAACAGTAGAAGGAGACGTACACGACATAGGTAAAAACATCGTCGCACTACTCCTCAAAGTACAAGGCTTCGAAGTAGTAGACCTAGGAAGAGACGTACCACTCGAAGAATTCATAGAAGCAACAGAAGAAAACTCACCAAAAATAGTAGGCAGCAGCGCACTAATGACCACAACCCGACCAAACATGGAAGAAATAGAAAGCATGCTAAAAGACGCAGGCCTAAGAGACAACGTATTCACAATGGTAGGAGGAGCACCAGTCACCAAAAAATACTCAGAGAAAATAGGAGCCGACGCCTACGCAGAAGACGCAAAAGAAGCCGTTGAAACCGCTGAAAAACTCGTTGGCAAATAA
- a CDS encoding DUF1922 domain-containing protein, translating into MTKKYIIFQCTNCGRYLYTDKQHKTRQCPCGKQVKIKKAKKIGETKKPKEARQAIRKLQKEKSDTQGFFKYK; encoded by the coding sequence ATGACAAAGAAATACATAATATTCCAATGCACCAATTGTGGAAGATACCTATACACAGATAAACAACACAAAACAAGACAATGCCCCTGCGGAAAACAAGTAAAAATCAAGAAAGCCAAAAAAATCGGAGAAACCAAAAAACCGAAAGAAGCACGCCAAGCAATTAGAAAACTACAAAAAGAAAAATCAGACACACAAGGATTCTTCAAATACAAATAA
- a CDS encoding deoxyribodipyrimidine photo-lyase yields the protein MVCIVWLRRELRLKDNKALIKVSSDFDEVIPLYIVDKDIFRNNEIRPGIKRAFFWQNSLDELFSDFKELGGLVIREGKPKNVLRKLVRDFDVEAIYLNRDYTPYARKRDQEIDKELNVDIKSFKDLVFHEKREILTNSETPYKVFSYYYRKWRDLEKEIPQTRNCFSIPKIDSESPPSLSELGYSKNSLNKFLDKQPFQGGRSEALSWLDRFKEKVDDYSEYRDYPSKKYTSMLSPHLKFGTISIREAYWIDTLDSEGLDEWRRQLCWRDFYFQQLWNWPDMPEVPLKNKYMDIDWEKRPDEWIDFKKGETGFPLVDAGIRQLLKTGWMHNQPRMVVAAFASKDLHVDWRSLDSFFKKHFIDFERSSMTGGIHWCYSISSDSQPYFRVFNPKTQSEKYDPKGKYIKSFIPELQDVPTEYIHDPSEMPKDIQKKVGCIINRDYPPPILDHSERREKAIKKYESVD from the coding sequence ATGGTTTGTATTGTTTGGTTGAGGCGTGAACTACGTTTAAAAGATAATAAAGCTTTAATTAAAGTATCTAGTGATTTTGATGAGGTAATACCGCTTTATATTGTGGATAAAGATATTTTTAGAAATAATGAGATAAGGCCTGGAATTAAAAGAGCTTTTTTCTGGCAAAACTCTCTTGATGAGTTATTTAGTGATTTTAAGGAATTAGGTGGCTTAGTTATCCGGGAGGGTAAGCCTAAAAATGTTTTAAGAAAGTTGGTTAGGGATTTTGATGTAGAAGCTATTTATTTGAATAGAGATTACACTCCTTACGCAAGAAAAAGAGATCAAGAGATAGATAAAGAGCTTAATGTAGATATTAAGAGTTTTAAAGACCTAGTTTTTCATGAGAAAAGAGAGATTTTAACAAATTCAGAAACGCCATATAAAGTATTTAGTTATTATTATAGAAAATGGAGAGATTTAGAAAAGGAAATACCTCAGACGAGGAATTGTTTTTCAATTCCAAAAATTGATTCAGAGAGTCCTCCATCCTTGAGTGAACTCGGTTACAGCAAAAACAGTTTAAATAAATTTTTGGATAAACAGCCATTTCAGGGAGGTCGGTCGGAAGCACTTTCTTGGCTAGATAGGTTTAAAGAAAAAGTTGATGACTATAGTGAATATCGAGATTATCCATCTAAAAAATATACCTCGATGTTGTCACCACACCTAAAGTTTGGAACAATATCGATACGAGAAGCATACTGGATAGATACTCTAGATTCTGAGGGACTTGATGAATGGAGACGGCAGTTATGTTGGCGTGATTTTTATTTTCAACAACTTTGGAACTGGCCAGATATGCCTGAAGTTCCACTTAAAAACAAGTATATGGATATCGATTGGGAAAAACGTCCGGATGAATGGATTGATTTTAAAAAAGGTGAAACAGGTTTTCCGTTAGTAGATGCAGGAATACGTCAACTACTAAAAACTGGGTGGATGCACAACCAGCCTAGAATGGTTGTTGCTGCTTTTGCATCTAAAGACCTTCATGTAGATTGGCGTAGTTTAGATAGTTTTTTTAAGAAACATTTTATCGATTTTGAAAGGTCTTCAATGACAGGTGGGATACATTGGTGTTACTCAATAAGCTCCGACTCACAACCTTATTTTAGGGTTTTCAATCCAAAAACCCAATCGGAGAAATATGACCCAAAAGGTAAATACATAAAGTCTTTTATACCGGAACTACAGGATGTTCCAACTGAATATATACACGATCCTAGTGAGATGCCGAAAGACATACAGAAAAAAGTTGGATGTATAATCAATAGAGATTATCCTCCACCAATACTAGATCACAGTGAGAGGCGGGAAAAAGCAATAAAAAAATATGAATCTGTCGACTAA